In Candidatus Methylomirabilota bacterium, the sequence AGGTTAGAGGCGGCTTCCCAGAGAGCCAGCGGTCCGTCGGCGCGCCGTGATCGTCGACTGCCACGCGCACCTCTTGCCGCCCGAGCGGATGGCGAAGCTGATCCGGTGGACGCGCCGGTTCAGCCCGGTGCATCCGATCCCGGAGACCGTGACCGTGGAGACCCTCGTCGCGGAGTACGCGCGGGAAGGCGTCGGCCAGGTCTGGAACTTCGCCCACGCGATCTTCCCCCAGGAGACGGACCCGCTCAACGACTGGAACGCGGCCCTGGCCGCGCGCCACCCGCAGATCCTGGCGTTCGGCACCTGTCACCCGAGGGCGCCGGAGCCGCTCGCCGTCGTCGACCGCTGCCTGGCGGGCCACGGGTTCGTCGGGATGAAGTTCCACCCCTTCGTGCAGCGCTTCACGCCCTGGGAGGCCGGGCTCTTCCCGATCTACGAGCGGATCGCCCGCTACGGCCGGATCGTCGTCTTCCACACGGGCTTCGAGGAGTTCTACGGAGGCGCGCTCCCGATCGCCGGCTTCGAGGCGATCCTGGCCGCGTTTCCGGAGCTCCCGGTGGTCTTCGCGCACGCCAACTACCCGCGGATCGGCGAGGCCTTCGAGCTGGTGGCGCGGCACCCGAATCTCTACCTCGACACCGTCCACGCCTTCGCGCCGGTCGCCCAGACGTGGGACCGGCGCGACGGGGCATCCACGTGGGCCGAGCTTCGGCGGGGCATCGAGGCGTTTCCCGACCGCGTCATGTTCGGGACCGATCATCCGTCGGGGACGGGGACGCTCGCCGAGATGTACCGTGACCTCCACGCCTTCGGACTGGCCCCCGGCGTCGAGGCGCGGCTGCTCGGCGACACCGCGCGGGGCCTGGTGGAGCGGACGCGAGCCCGCGGGTCGGCGAGGTGAGGGGCCGCGAGCCAATGGCCCTGGCGCACCACTGCTTGATGAGTGCGGTGGGGGGTCTGGGGGTGGAGCGCCGCCGCTCCTCCCCAGGATGAGCTGAGGGCCGGAGGCGTGGCCCGCGCCCTGCCGGCGGCGACCGCGGCGCCTCTCGGGTGGCGAGCGACGCTCGGCCTCGAGCACCTCGCGAT encodes:
- a CDS encoding amidohydrolase family protein, with the protein product MIVDCHAHLLPPERMAKLIRWTRRFSPVHPIPETVTVETLVAEYAREGVGQVWNFAHAIFPQETDPLNDWNAALAARHPQILAFGTCHPRAPEPLAVVDRCLAGHGFVGMKFHPFVQRFTPWEAGLFPIYERIARYGRIVVFHTGFEEFYGGALPIAGFEAILAAFPELPVVFAHANYPRIGEAFELVARHPNLYLDTVHAFAPVAQTWDRRDGASTWAELRRGIEAFPDRVMFGTDHPSGTGTLAEMYRDLHAFGLAPGVEARLLGDTARGLVERTRARGSAR